In Torulaspora delbrueckii CBS 1146 chromosome 1, complete genome, one genomic interval encodes:
- the RCI50 gene encoding Rci50p (similar to Saccharomyces cerevisiae YKL133C and YMR115W; ancestral locus Anc_2.433) → MLRVFPKFSIVNRPLFGLTRQSLKSFHCSSLIRNAANAYQQQQSKQQKNDKIQRIVLSLTGLSALSYGIWYYYWPHHTFPRPVAQVLRKGLWAESDKEQFDYQKALRFYIEALDECKKLKVDTISDEYTGIELKVAEMYEKLNMFEEATGVYLEILYRYFDALHTPDKVPEDKRPDMIRRDLRILIKSLETNKDVSVGKRNLLAHLLMAQEEVLSRSPELKEFFERRKQKAKNLFQGKALEASDFKTFVNEETIKLDDEGYMILDLQKNSSAWEPFKEEFFTARDLYTAFCLSSKDIAAALSCKMTTVEWMVMADMPPGQILLSQANLGSLLYLQGEKFEAEIYQLEKKREEDPSLQNAETLIKSLRHLHRNRDTCLEMATQCYDSVIQFAKKNSKLRFNMKDQLDPSVPQAIALSTYGMGVLNLHQGLLAKSEKLLKDSISMAREIDFQELLKEARSELDKAESLRLEKKDKQETKA, encoded by the coding sequence ATGCTGAGAGTATTCCCCAAGTTCTCCATTGTCAATCGGCCGCTTTTTGGTTTAACCAGGcagtctttgaagagcttcCATTGTAGCTCCCTGATCAGAAATGCTGCAAATGCTTACCAGCAACAGCAGTCCAAGCAACAGAAGAATGACAAAATCCAACGTATTGTGCTTTCCTTGACGGGTCTTTCAGCTCTATCTTACGGAATTTGGTACTATTACTGGCCTCATCATACTTTCCCCAGGCCAGTGGCTCAGGTTCTGAGGAAAGGTTTATGGGCTGAGTCGGATAAGGAGCAGTTTGATTATCAAAAGGCCCTCAGATTTTACATTGAAGCACTCGATGAGTGTAAGAAACTTAAGGTTGACACAATCAGTGATGAATATACTGGAATCGAGCTCAAAGTTGCTGAAATGTATGAGAAACTCAAtatgtttgaagaagccaCCGGAGTATACCTGGAGATACTTTATCGCTATTTTGACGCACTACATACTCCAGATAAGGTTCCTGAGGACAAGAGACCAGATATGATAAGGCGAGATCTGAGAATATTGATAAAATCACTGGAAACAAACAAGGATGTCAGTGTGGGCAAGAGGAATCTTTTAGCACACTTGTTAATGGCTCAAGAGGAAGTGTTGAGCAGATCACCAGAGTTGAAGGAATTTTTCGAACGCAGGAAGCAGAAGGCTAAAAATCTATTCCAAGGCAAGGCACTCGAAGCATCTGACTTCAAAACGTTTGTCAATGAGGAAACCATCAAATTGGATGACGAAGGGTACATGATTcttgatttgcaaaagaatAGCAGCGCTTGGGAGCCCTTTaaggaagaatttttcactgcTAGGGATTTATACACGGCTTTCTGCTTGTCTTCGAAGGATATTGCGGCAGCGTTAAGTTGCAAAATGACAACTGTTGAATGGATGGTGATGGCCGATATGCCACCGGGTCAAATTCTGCTATCACAAGCTAACTTAGGCTCATTGCTTTACTTgcaaggtgaaaaatttgaggCAGAGATATATCAGCTGGAAAAAAAACGTGAAGAAGACCCTTCGTTACAAAATGCTGagacattgatcaaatcattgagGCATCTTCATAGAAATCGTGACACATGCCTGGAAATGGCCACCCAGTGCTACGATAGCGTCATccaatttgccaagaaaaaTAGTAAATTGAGATTCAATatgaaagatcaattggatcCTTCTGTCCCACAGGCCATTGCCCTATCGACTTACGGGATGGGTGTGTTAAATTTACATCAAGGTCTTTTGGCCAAGTCAGAAAAGTTACTCAAGGATTCCATTTCAATGGCTAGAGAAAttgatttccaagaactACTAAAAGAAGCTAGAAGTGAGCTGGATAAAGCTGAGAGTTTAAGACTGGAGAAAAAGGACAAACAGGAAACAAAGGCATAA
- the TDEL0A02100 gene encoding putative peptide hydrolase (similar to Saccharomyces cerevisiae YMR114C; ancestral locus Anc_2.434), with product MCGRYAIAYNSEELPSHFKGFDLEVHPKINKGDHFDRSFNVAPTTSGAVLRAKDRELRYMKWGLVPNWTKNAEDFNTYKTFNARLENLQESKMWMACCNRKRCVIPVSGYYEWKTKGKEKIPYYVVRKDGKLCFLAGLYDYLESEDLWTYTIITGKAPKELSWLHHRMPVILEPGTDAWDTWMDPDKTKWTQEELDDLLAAHYDDEVLAVYQVGTDVNKVANNNQSLVKPILKQDQGKFNVELSATEKRHMKQEAAKEEGNSQSGQTKKRKTKTEDVKEEEQSVAHRTKRTKKDVDQEEEPSEKDDEAVEEEVMKEEEGSDVGDEPYDEENDAEVDQDVMEDEVGEEVDEEYIKGDENDVEGSMDEMEDDAVMEEPMVKGAKQTGQKKGGQSIGERVRKEVGGSSAVKDEEQSDPTPKRRGKGRSTSGKGSDEGDVVNMMSSGKKASKKRKQHN from the coding sequence ATGTGCGGCAGGTACGCAATTGCTTATAACAGCGAGGAATTGCCCTCGCATTTCAAAGgctttgatcttgaagttcATCCCAAGATAAATAAGGGAGATCACTTCGATAGATCCTTTAATGTGGCACCAACAACCTCTGGAGCTGTCCTTCGTGCGAAGGACCGTGAATTGAGGTATATGAAATGGGGATTGGTTCCAAATTGGACCAAGAACGCAGAGGATTTCAATACTTACAAGACGTTCAATGCCAGGTTGGAAAACCTTCAGGAGAGTAAGATGTGGATGGCGTGCTGCAACAGGAAGAGATGTGTTATTCCAGTGAGCGGATATTACGAATGGAAGACCAAGGgcaaagaaaagattcCTTACTACGTTGTCAGAAAAGATGGGAAACTATGCTTCTTAGCCGGGCTTTACGATTATCTTGAAAGCGAGGACCTCTGGACCTATACCATAATAACGGGTAAGGCACCTAAGGAGCTCTCTTGGTTACATCACCGGATGCCTGTGATTCTGGAGCCAGGTACGGACGCTTGGGACACTTGGATGGACCCTGATAAGACCAAGTGGACGCAGGAAGAGCTTGATGATCTCTTAGCAGCACActatgatgatgaagttttggCAGTTTATCAAGTTGGTACTGATGTTAATAAGGTTGCCAACAATAATCAGAGTTTGGTCAAACCAATCCTGAAGCAAGACCAGGGCAAGTTCAACGTGGAGCTCAGCGCTACGGAGAAGAGGCACATGAAGCAGGAAGCTGCTAAGGAAGAAGGCAATAGTCAATCGGGTCAGACGAAGAAACGGAAGACCAAGACGGAGGATGTTAAAGAGGAAGAGCAATCCGTCGCTCACCGCACGAAGAGGACCAAGAAAGAcgttgatcaagaagaggagcCTTCGGAAAAAGATGACGAGGCTGTTGAAGAGGAAGTTATGAAAGAGGAGGAAGGTTCTGATGTCGGAGATGAGCCCTATGACGAAGAGAACGATGCTGAAGTTGATCAGGACGTcatggaagatgaagttggtgaagaagttgatgagGAATACATAAAGGGTGATGAGAACGATGTCGAAGGCTCTATGGATGAAATGGAAGACGATGCCGTAATGGAAGAACCGATGGTCAAGGGTGCCAAACAAACTGGTCAGAAGAAGGGCGGCCAATCCATCGGAGAGCGGGTCAGAAAGGAAGTCGGCGGTAGCTCTGCGGTAAAAGACGAAGAGCAGTCTGATCCAACTCCCAAGCGTCGGGGCAAGGGTAGAAGCACGTCAGGGAAGGGCTCTGATGAAGGGGATGTGGTGAATATGATGTCTTCTGGTAAGAAAGCAAGCAAGAAAAGAAAGCAGCATAACTGA
- the FOL3 gene encoding dihydrofolate synthase (similar to Saccharomyces cerevisiae RMA1 (YKL132C) and FOL3 (YMR113W); ancestral locus Anc_2.435) → MSISLGLSRVTKLLGLLGNPQERLQVLHVAGTNGKGSVCSYLSSLLQNRSNHVGKFTTPHLVQITDSITINNDSIPWDTYHRIRGDLDLLNTKHRLDCTEFELLTCTALKYFHDVKCEWCVLEVGLGGRLDATNVIPGHQKAACGITKISLDHEAFLGNTLSQIAFEKAGIITKGVKFAVIDGSNDQSILQVVKQRCDEIGCKLEVTNPDLKDLAMETKTWGRIVLDKFPLNGGYQICNLRVALGILDTLQERALVNLSTDAIVARLRNVSWPGRLQKLDYCSDSVTKTRIPILLDGAHNGSAAIELSKFLRSEYGEQPLTFVIAITSGKKLEPLLAPLLRSQDRVLVTAYAPVDGMPWVHAMDVQELASEIGKDYTKNVEAQQSLHNIFSSLAHDEQATPIVICGSLYLCGELLRMHKKNLGR, encoded by the coding sequence ATGAGCATTAGTCTTGGTTTATCGAGGGTCACCAAGTTGCTGGGTTTGTTGGGAAACCCTCAAGAGCGGCTGCAAGTGTTGCATGTTGCCGGTACGAATGGCAAAGGTTCTGTATGCTCGTATTTATCGTCATTGCTCCAGAACAGGTCAAACCATGTTGGTAAGTTCACCACGCCACATTTGGTACAGATAACGGACTCAATCACAATCAACAATGACTCAATTCCATGGGATACGTACCACAGGATACGAGGTGATTTAGACTTGCTTAATACCAAACATCGACTCGATTGCACCGAATTTGAACTGTTAACTTGTACTGCTCTGAAGTACTTCCATGATGTCAAATGCGAATGGTGTGTCTTGGAAGTAGGTCTAGGAGGGCGATTAGATGCTACCAATGTCATTCCAGGCCACCAGAAGGCTGCTTGTGGGATTACAAAGATAAGTCTAGATCATGAAGCATTCCTTGGAAACACTCTGTCACAAATTGCATTTGAGAAGGCTGGTATAATTACCAAGGGTGTGAAGTTTGCTGTTATAGACGGCTCTAACGATCAATCGATCCTGCAGGTTGTTAAACAaagatgcgatgagattgGATGTAAGCTCGAAGTGACAAATCCagatttgaaggatctTGCCATGGAAACAAAGACGTGGGGTCGCATAGTACTTGATAAATTTCCTCTCAACGGCGgttatcaaatttgtaaTTTGAGAGTCGCACTAGGTATTCTCGATACCCTCCAAGAGCGGGCGTTGGTAAATTTGTCTACTGACGCCATTGTTGCTAGATTGCGCAATGTCAGCTGGCCTGGAAGACTGCAAAAATTAGACTACTGCTCTGATTCCGTTACAAAGACTAGGATACCAATACTACTAGATGGCGCACACAACGGCAGTGCAGCAATCGAGTTGTCCAAATTTCTGAGGAGCGAATACGGTGAGCAGCCTTTAACATTTGTTATAGCGATAACAAGTGGCAAGAAGCTGGAGCCTTTGCTTGCTCCGCTACTACGTAGCCAGGATCGCGTCCTTGTGACCGCATACGCTCCCGTCGATGGAATGCCGTGGGTCCATGCAATGGATGTTCAGGAACTGGCATCtgaaattggaaaagacTATACAAAAAACGTCGAAGCTCAACAGAGCCTGCATAATATATTTTCATCCCTGGCCCATGATGAGCAAGCTACTCCAATCGTGATATGTGGATCTTTATACCTGTGCGGAGAGCTACTTCGTATGCATAAAAAAAACCTTGGACGTTAA
- the MED11 gene encoding Med11p (similar to Saccharomyces cerevisiae MED11 (YMR112C); ancestral locus Anc_2.436), whose product MLNRQSKKYNKPETEMQPQYVQDRLESLAEVDNKLCSLLKTASQIVFTFSELKQGNHELKPQFEQHVKQFYTDLESSTVQLRQEIKLLDENVGTRLLPINVNKKATGQDDDKMREQVAILKDILGENN is encoded by the coding sequence ATGCTAAATCGACAAAGCAAGAAGTATAACAAGCCAGAGACTGAGATGCAACCACAATACGTCCAGGATAGACTTGAATCTCTCGCAGAGGTTGACAATAAGCTCTGTAGCCTATTGAAAACCGCTTCGCAAATTGTCTTTACTTTCAGTGAGCTCAAACAGGGCAATCATGAGCTGAAACCGCAGTTTGAGCAACATGTAAAGCAATTCTACACTGATCTGGAGAGTTCAACAGTGCAATTGAGGCAAGAGATCAAGTTGCTCGACGAAAATGTAGGAACTAGGTTGCTCCCAATTAACGTGAATAAGAAGGCTACCGGGcaggatgatgacaagATGCGGGAACAAGTGGCTATTCTTAAAGACATTTTGGGGGAGAATAATTGA
- the SHE2 gene encoding She2p (similar to Saccharomyces cerevisiae SHE2 (YKL130C); ancestral locus Anc_2.438) codes for MTVVEGISTNLAETSELFSSYISSYVHFLNKFIGHLRRVASLRYERTTLIKFVKKLRFLNESLTSYDVSSNMAKFNEKNFGVAVIPLASFYLKCIELFDMLDFYLTKPLQNEIVSKTLNKDLCLSEECIIAIDDTHNHFVKFTQWMVESLENADPLLQIEVVQFARKCAVADNVDIEETSDILLQEVEPVADAAEYEELSSKWASVLEAKLQALQVIFDDEMAAWHDKFDKKKEKVN; via the coding sequence ATGACTGTTGTTGAAGGAATTAGTACCAATCTGGCAGAAACAAGTGAATTGTTTTCGAGTTATATCTCGAGTTATGTGCATTTCTTAAATAAGTTCATTGGCCATTTGCGTCGAGTGGCATCATTAAGATATGAAAGAACTACACTAATCAAATttgtgaagaaattgagatttttgaatgAGTCTTTGACCAGTTATGATGTCTCCAGTAATATGGCTAAATTtaatgagaagaattttGGAGTAGCTGTTATACCATTGGCATCTTTTTACTTGAAATGCATAGAGCTCTTTGATATGTTGGACTTCTACTTAACAAAACCATTACAAAATGAGATTGTTTCGAAGACATTGAATAAGGATTTGTGTCTATCTGAAGAATGCATAATCGCCATTGATGACACACATAATCATTTCGTGAAATTTACTCAATGGATGGTAGAATCTTTGGAGAATGCCGATCCTCTATTGCAAATCGAAGTTGTTCAGTTTGCAAGGAAATGCGCTGTAGCAGACAATGTAGATATAGAAGAGACAAGCGACATACTCTTACAGGAGGTTGAGCCCGTTGCAGATGCTGCAGAATATGAGGAGTTATCCAGTAAATGGGCATCTGTGCTGGAAGCCAAGTTACAGGCGTTACAAGTAATCTTTGATGACGAGATGGCCGCGTGGCACgataaatttgataaaaagaaggagaaagtAAATTAA
- the HFD1 gene encoding hexadecenal dehydrogenase (similar to Saccharomyces cerevisiae HFD1 (YMR110C); ancestral locus Anc_2.439), which translates to MTEETGDKVDYTPLAEIDACIDLCNKYYYDKQLTLSQERSPRKSDLKARSRQLKKLYYAIKDNTDELVQALYTDFHRSKQESITLEVAQLCNNILHMIESLPKWMEPSKIKDRAPPFLFSNTAVERIARGSVLVIGPFNFPLMSSLSPAAAALAAGNTVVVKPSELTPATASCIERIINEANFPNGLIQIVKGSKPESQRLVESGKFDMIFFTGSTAVGSAIAQEAAKTVTPCVLELGGKSPVFITQNLATKNLRTALKRIFYSAFGNSGQICISPDYVLVHESIYSLVVKEAKSVLAELFPEVNPATEYTHMVDQNAYNKVSEKLANTNGEKFTVGKQISDEGELLIPPTLVFDIYWDDTLMKAENFGPVLPFVKYSDLDRTLDLVISNHDTPLVQYIFSQKDAEIQHILYRLRSGDCIVGDTLLHVALTDAPFGGIGTSGYGNFGGIWGFNTFTHQRIVMKQPYWQDSLLSMRYPPFSSWKTDSFKFFMEQKPWFDRDGNDRISLAKWFGISLVVALAVMLPNFFNTSWTQCN; encoded by the coding sequence ATGACTGAAGAAACTGGGGATAAGGTTGATTATACGCCCTTAGCGGAGATCGATGCTTGTATCGACCTGTGCAACAAGTACTACTACGACAAGCAACTTACACTTTCTCAAGAACGCTCTCCAAGAAAATCAGACTTGAAAGCTAGGTCTCGTCAGCTAAAGAAGCTTTATTACGCGATTAAGGACAACACCGATGAGCTTGTCCAAGCTTTGTATACCGACTTCCATCGTTCAAAGCAGGAATCTATAACATTAGAGGTTGCACAATTGTGCAACAATATACTGCACATGATTGAGTCTCTTCCTAAATGGATGGAGCCTTCCAAAATTAAAGATCGTGCTCCTCCTTTCCTCTTCTCTAATACTGCAGTGGAACGTATCGCTAGAGGTTCTGTTCTTGTCATTGGGCCATTTAATTTCCCTTTAATGTCCTCTTTAAGCCCCGCTGCTGCTGCCTTAGCGGCTGGTAACACAGTCGTTGTGAAACCTAGCGAGCTAACGCCTGCAACTGCTTCATGTATCGAAAGAATTATCAACGAAGCCAATTTTCCAAATGGCTTGATACAAATTGTCAAGGGTTCCAAGCCAGAGAGTCAAAGATTGGTCGAGTCAGGCAAGTTTGATATGATTTTCTTTACTGGTTCCACTGCGGTGGGATCCGCTATAGCCCAAGAAGCAGCAAAGACTGTGACTCCATGTGTCTTGGAGCTTGGTGGAAAGTCACCAGTTTTTATAACTCAGAATTTGGCTACAAAGAACCTGAGAACcgctttgaaaagaatctTTTATAGTGCTTTTGGCAATTCGGGTCAAATTTGCATATCTCCAGATTACGTATTAGTACATGAGTCTATCTACTCATTGGTGGTGAAGGAGGCAAAAAGTGTTCTAGCTGAGTTATTCCCAGAGGTTAATCCAGCTACCGAATATACTCATATGGTTGACCAGAATGCTTACAACAAGGTTTCCGAGAAACTTGCGAATACTAACGGCGAAAAGTTTACAGTCGGTAAGCAAATTAGTGACGAGGGCGAGCTATTGATTCCACCCACTCTGGTATTTGACATTTACTGGGACGACACATTGATGAAGGCTGAGAATTTTGGTCCAGTGTTGCCTTTTGTCAAATACTCCGATTTGGATCGTACTCTTGACTTGGTCATCTCAAACCATGATACTCCTTTAGTTCAGTACATCTTTAGCCAGAAAGACGCCGAAATCCAACATATCTTGTATCGGTTAAGATCTGGTGACTGCATCGTTGGAGACACGCTACTTCACGTTGCTTTGACGGACGCACCCTTTGGTGGTATTGGTACTTCAGGTTATGGTAATTTTGGTGGTATCTGGGGTTTCAACACTTTCACTCACCAGCGTATCGTCATGAAGCAGCCTTATTGGCAGGACTCTTTACTCAGCATGCGCTATCCACCATTCTCATCATGGAAGACAGATTCATTTAAGTTCTTCATGGAGCAAAAACCATGGTTTGATCGAGATGGCAATGATAGGATTTCACTTGCCAAATGGTTCGGTATATCGCTGGTTGTGGCACTTGCAGTCATGCTCcccaatttcttcaacacctCTTGGACTCAATGTAACTGA
- the TDEL0A02150 gene encoding myosin family protein (similar to Saccharomyces cerevisiae MYO3 (YKL129C) and MYO5 (YMR109W); ancestral locus Anc_2.440): MAIIKRGARSKATAAPAKRSAQIKKATYDSSKKNEVGVSDLTLLTTISDQSINENLKKRFLNGSIYTYIGHVLISVNPFRDLGIYTDAILESYKGKNRLEVPPHVFAIAESMYYNMKAYNENQCVIISGESGAGKTEAAKRIMQYIAAASTNHSESIGKIKDMVLATNPLLESFGCAKTLRNNNSSRHGKYLEIRFNAQFEPCAGNITNYLLEKQRVVSQIKNERNFHIFYQFTKGASENYRQTFGVQKPEQYIYTSASGCTSVDTVDDLKDYQATLKAMQVIGLSQEEQDQIFRLLAAILWIGNITFVEDEEGNAKIRDTSVTDFVAYLLQVESELLIKSLVERVLETNHGMRRGSVYHVPLNAVQATAVKDALAKGIYNNLFDWIVDRVNISLQAFPGADKSIGILDIYGFEIFEHNSFEQICINYVNEKLQQIFIQLTLKSEQETYDRERIQWTPIKYFDNKVVCDLIEAKRPPGIFAAMNDSVATAHADSNAADQAFAQRLNLFSSNPHFELRSSKFIIKHYAGDVTYDVNGITDKNKDQLQKDLVELIGTTTNTFLSTIFPDAIDRESKKRPPTAGDKIIKSANELVETLSKAQPSYIRTIKPNQTKSPNDYDDAQVLHQVKYLGLQENVRIRRAGFAYRQLFDKFVERFYLLSPRCSYAGDYTWQGDTLEAVKMILVDASIPEKEYQLGVTQVFIKTPETLFALEHMRDRYWYNMAARIQRAWRRFRQRRIDAAVRIQRAIKEKKGGNKYEQLRDYGTKLLGGRKERRSMSLLGYRAFMGDYLSCNERKSKGAFIAKQVGVTERVVFSIHGEALHSKFGRSAQRMRKTFILTSTYFYIIGQVMIQNTLSYNPEYKINVKNISSVSLTNLQDDWVGINVLNATQPDPLINTYFKTELITQLKKLNNKLQIKIGPSIEYQKKPNKLHAVKCQISETAPKRGDLYKSSTIFVRRGHPANSHSHEKPRKGAYSGSTSTSSNGAQRTAPSAASTRTRKPVPVPAQHRPAAPVSRTASKKPVPPPPAAKKPAASNLAATAAQAAYHPNGVSRAAAPSQNATPASKPAVSQNTTPSVSRPQEENRGSQTTTFPVQTKNIPPPPPPPPPMAKQPDPKFEAAYDFPGSGAPSELPLKKGDVVFITRQEPSGWSLGKLLDGSKEGWVPTAYMTEYHEAHEAQPTPSTNSAFSTPVVHTQVATSTVVETEQVPSQQASFSDGLASALAARANKMRVESDDEAASDADEDDDDDW; encoded by the coding sequence ATGGCTATTATTAAGAGAGGTGCTCGAAGTAAGGCTACAGCGGCACCGGCTAAGAGATCGGCACAGATCAAGAAGGCCACTTACGATTCAtccaagaagaatgaagtAGGTGTGTCAGATCTTACCCTTTTGACTACAATTTCTGATCAATCCattaatgaaaatttaaagaagagattCTTGAATGGTAGTATCTACACGTATATTGGGCATGTGCTGATTAGTGTTAATCCATTTCGTGATCTGGGAATTTATACCGACGCTATCCTGGAGTCTTACAAAGGTAAAAATCGTCTAGAAGTTCCACCACATGTATTTGCTATTGCCGAAAGCATGTATTACAACATGAAGGCTTATAACGAAAATCAATGTGTTATCATCTCTGGGGAATCTGGAGCTGGTAAGACTGAAGCCGCTAAGAGAATTATGCAATATATTGCTGCAGCTTCTACAAATCACTCGGAATCTATTGggaagatcaaagatatgGTTTTAGCGACCAACCCATTGCTTGAATCGTTTGGATGTGCAAAAACACTGAGAAACAACAACTCTTCAAGGCATGGTAAGTATTTGGAAATCCGTTTCAATGCTCAGTTTGAACCTTGCGCCGGTAATATTACAAATTATTTATTGGAAAAGCAAAGAGTTGTGAGTCAAataaagaatgaaagaaatttcCATATCTTTTATCAGTTCACGAAAGGTGCTTCAGAAAATTACAGGCAAACATTCGGAGTTCAGAAACCAGAGCAATACATTTACACATCAGCTTCGGGGTGTACATCTGTCGATACCGTTGATGATTTAAAGGATTATCAAGCAACCTTGAAAGCAATGCAAGTCATTGGTTTGTCccaagaagagcaagatCAGATTTTCAGATTACTGGCAGCGATCTTATGGATCGGTAACATTACGTtcgttgaagatgaagaaggcAATGCAAAGATCAGGGATACCTCTGTGACAGATTTCGTGGCCTATTTACTGCAGGTAGAATCCGAGCTACTGATAAAGTCTTTGGTCGAAAGAGTTTTAGAGACTAATCACGGTATGAGACGGGGTTCCGTATACCATGTTCCTTTGAATGCGGTCCAGGCAACTGCTGTTAAAGATGCTCTTGCAAAAGGTATTTACAATAATTTATTCGATTGGATTGTCGATAGAGTTAACATTTCTTTGCAAGCGTTCCCTGGTGCTGATAAGTCGATTGGTATTCTGGATATCTACGGGTTCGAAATTTTCGAGCACAACTCATTTGAGCAAATCTGCATTAATTACGTGAACGAAAAGCTGCAACAGATCTTTATCCAGCTGACTTTAAAGTCGGAGCAAGAAACATATGATAGAGAGCGTATTCAATGGACACCTATCAAGTACTTTGACAATAAGGTGGTCTGTGATCTGATCGAGGCAAAGAGGCCGCCAGGTATTTTTGCCGCCATGAATGATTCAGTCGCGACAGCTCATGCTGACTCTAACGCGGCTGATCAGGCGTTTGCACAGCGTTTGAACTTGTTTAGCTCGAATCCCCACTTCGAGCTACGGTCGTCCAAATTTATTATAAAACATTATGCCGGAGACGTTACGTACGATGTCAACGGCATCACAGATAAGAATAAAGACCAGCTACAGAAGGATCTGGTGGAGCTAATTGGTACGACAACAAACACGTTTCTCTCAACTATCTTCCCTGATGCAATTGATAGAGAGTCAAAAAAGAGGCCGCCAACGGCAGGTGATAAAATCATTAAAAGCGCCAATGAATTGGTGGAAACTCTGTCCAAGGCTCAGCCGTCTTATATCAGAACTATCAAGccaaatcaaacaaaatCTCCAAACGACTATGATGATGCCCAAGTGCTACACCAAGTCAAATATCTGGGTCTTCAGGAGAATGTGCGTATTAGAAGAGCTGGTTTTGCCTACAGACAATTATTTGACaagtttgttgaaagattttaTCTCTTATCTCCCCGTTGTTCTTACGCGGGGGACTATACGTGGCAAGGAGATACGCTGGAAGCTGTTAAAATGATTCTAGTTGATGCATCGATCccagagaaagaatatCAATTGGGTGTCACGCAAGTTTTTATCAAAACTCCCGAAACATTGTTCGCCCTAGAACATATGAGAGATAGGTATTGGTATAACATGGCTGCAAGAATTCAGCGTGCTTGGAGAAGGTTTAGGCAAAGGAGAATCGATGCTGCTGTCAGAATTCAGCGCGCCATTaaggagaagaaaggtGGGAATAAGTATGAACAATTACGTGATTATGGCACTAAACTTCTCGGcggaagaaaagaaagaagatcgaTGTCTCTGCTCGGTTATAGAGCATTCATGGGTGATTATCTATCCTGtaatgaaagaaaatctAAAGGTGCATTCATCGCTAAGCAAGTTGGGGTTACAGAAAGAGTTGTGTTTTCTATTCATGGAGAAGCGTTACATTCTAAATTTGGTAGATCGGCCCAGAGAATGAGAAAAACTTTCATACTAACCTCCACTTACTTTTACATTATTGGTCAAGTTATGATTCAAAATACGCTTTCCTATAATCCCGAGTACAAGATAAACGTGAAAAATATATCATCGGTAAGTTTAACGAATTTGCAGGATGATTGGGTAGGTATAAATGTGCTGAACGCTACACAACCTGACCCTCTCATCAACACCTACTTCAAAACTGAACTGATTACACAactcaagaagttgaataaTAAGCTTCAAATAAAAATAGGgccttcaattgaatatcaaaAGAAACCAAATAAGTTGCATGCTGTCAAGTGCCAGATTAGTGAAACTGCTCCAAAGCGCGGAGACCTCTACAAGTCTAGCACGATATTTGTGCGCCGTGGCCATCCTGCAAACTCTCACTCTCATGAAAAGCCAAGAAAAGGAGCATATAGTGGCAGCACGTCAACCTCTAGCAATGGTGCACAGCGCACTGCTCCAAGTGCAGCCTCTACAAGGACTCGCAAGCCCGTTCCAGTTCCAGCACAACACAGGCCTGCTGCTCCTGTTTCTAGGActgcttcaaagaagccaGTTCCACCACCACCTGCTGCCAAAAAACCAGCCGCTAGCAACTTAGCTGCAACTGCCGCACAGGCAGCCTATCACCCCAACGGCGTCAGTCGCGCTGCCGCCCCCTCTCAAAATGCTACGCCGGCGTCCAAACCGGCAGTTTCCCAGAACACCACGCCTAGCGTGTCAAGGCCGCAAGAGGAGAACCGCGGATCTCAGACCACCACGTTTCCAGTCCAAACGAAGAATATACCTCCACCACCTCCTCCACCACCCCCAATGGCCAAACAGCCTGatccaaagtttgaagcAGCTTATGATTTCCCTGGTTCAGGTGCACCTTCGGAGTTACCTTTAAAGAAAGGTGACGTCGTGTTTATTACCAGACAAGAACCTAGTGGTTGGTCACTTGGAAAATTATTAGATGGCTCGAAAGAGGGTTGGGTCCCCACCGCTTACATGACTGAATATCATGAAGCTCATGAAGCACAACCAACACCTTCCACGAATTCCGCATTTAGTACACCTGTTGTACATACACAGGTCGCGACATCTACTGTCGTTGAGACGGAGCAAGTGCCATCGCAGCAGGCCAGTTTCAGCGATGGTCTTGCCTCTGCGCTAGCTGCCAGAGCAAATAAGATGAGGGTTGAAAGCGATGATGAGGCGGCAAGTGACgctgatgaagatgatgatgatgactgGTAG